The segment CTCAGACCAGTCTGTCTGTCCATCATCGTGCTCCAAAATGGCAGATAAGGTTTCTATCCATCTCGGTGGACGAAATGCTTCCTTGAGATGCCTAGCCAGCTCTCCTGCAAGCAGGGCATGGTTGCGCTGAAATATAATTTCGTATCCCTGATTTAAATTCCTGACTATCACATGCTCTGAATTATCGGTGAAAAAGAATGCCTGCTCAAAAACCAGTTGTACATGTGTACTATGATTTCAACTGATTAATAAACAAAGCATCTGCCAAGCAGCAGCTAAGAGCAAAAATGCAATCTGAGGTTCCCTAAGGGCACATAGGGATTGATCAAAGGATTTATTGACTGGGGAAATATGTGCAACCAAGTACCCAAAACTGTAGATACACCTACCCACCTCTGAGTCCATTTTCTACGTTCAGCCATCCTTATCTACCATTAAAGTCTCACACTCAAAAATCCTTCTCTAAGATAATCTTGCCCCGCTGGTTGTAGCAGATCCATGTAGACCTTAGACACTAGATTTAGACAAGGTCTTTTGGGTTCTAAACCTCGGTTTGTGGCGCACAAAGCAAATGCTGTAATCATATCAGCAATGATAGAAAGGGGTGAAGCTTACAGGAGTCCTACCTTTCCCCTACCCAATGCGGATAAATTTTGTGAGGGCGGGTTAACGTGTTTAATTCCTCAATGTGCTGTGGAGATAATGACCATCCAGCCGAATCCAAATTATCTATCAATTGTCTCTCATTTCTTGCACCTATCACTACACTAGAGACTGTTTCATTTTGCAACAGCCAGTTGATGGCGACTTGTGGAATGCTTTTATCCATTTCTGTGGCAATACGCTCTAGTAAATCAACTACATCGTATACTAGCTCATCATTGACAGGTGGGGAACCAATAGCACCTCCTGATTTTATTCTTCCTTCACCCATAGGCTGATTTCGCTTGATTTTTCCAGTTAACCTTCCCCAGCCTAAAGGACTCCATACCATCAGTCCCAACTCCTGATCTTTGATCAGCGGCATCAATTCTTGTTCATAATCCCTGCCAATCACTGAGTAATAACCTTGGTAGACGATGTACTTCTCTAGATTCAATTTTTCTGAAACTGATAGCGATTTCATAAGCTGCCATGCTGCAAAATTAGAACAGCCAATGTAGCGTACCTTGCCACTACCCACCATGCCATCCAATGTGCGCAAAGTCTCCTCCATGGGTGTATGCGCATCAAACCCATGCATGATATACAAATCAATATAATCGGTTTGCAAACGCCTTAAACTGTCGTCTAAAGCATTCATTAGGTGAAAGCGTGAGGCTCCCTTATCATTTGGCCCTGCGCCCATCTGAAATGTGGCCTTGGTTGAAACAATGCTGTTTTGTCTTTTGCCTGATAGCGCTGCACCGAGAATGGATTCGGAATCTCCCTGAGAGTACACATTTGCCGTGTCAAAGAAATTTACACCTCGCTCCAAGCAAATGTCTATGAGCCTAGTGGCCTCTTTCACATCTGTTTTGCCCCATCTACCAAAAAACTCGTTGGTACCAGCGAATGTCCCTGTTCCGTAACTTAGTACAGGCACTTTTAATCCTGACTTTCCTAAATTTCTGTATTCCATCATTTTTACTGCGTTTCTTTTCAGCAAAATTCAGCCATGAAATACTCAATTCACAGGAGGATTGTCACAGATACGCTGTGCGGTTTGTCACACTAAGCAGGGATGAGGCGGCTAAGTGTTTCTCGGGAAACACCTAAGTAGGAAGCAATCATTGTTTTCGGGATGCGCTGGATCAAGGCAGGGTATTGCTCTAGCAAATGATGATAGCGGTCGCTTGCATTGCTACTGATAAAACACATAATTCTTTTTTGTAATGCGATGTATCCAGCGGTTGTTTTCTTCCGAAAGAAGTATTCCATTTTCTGCAAGTCGCGGCACATTTTCTCTTTGTTCTCCAGGGTTAAGGAAAAAACGATTGCATCTTCTAGGCAATCTACAGACAGGCTTGCTTTGGTGCCATAATGAAACGCTTCTGGGTCGGTTATCCACCAATTTTCCATGGCAAAGTGAATGATATGCTCTTTACCTTCGGGACTTATCCGAGCAGCCTTCATCAATCCTTTTGCAACAAAATAGTCGTACTGCACATAATCGCCCTGCTGGATGATGAGGTGATGTTTTTTAAATGCTTTTTGCTCGAAGTGAGATAATACCCATTCAAACTCTTCGTCCGTGAGAGAAACAATCTCTTCTATCTGTTGTCTAAGCTTTATTTTCATTTAAACCAGGGATGAATTTTTGAGTCGCAGATTATACTCGGCAAGCAGCTACCCCATTCTGTGATACCCACTTGTTTTTACCAAATCTAGAGGATTAATTATTCTTTTGAAATGCCTATTGGACACATGACTTTGTGGTTCGCGAGTAAATGTGCTCGGTGCTTGATCCTGTCTGACAACATACAAAGGGTATAGTTGCAAACTATGTCTAGTTGGGTGGCTGTCAGCCTTTGCACCCTCAACTCGTCATCATCTATGACGAGTTGAGGGTGCATGGCTTCAAATTTTCAACTTGAATACGGGAGTTTTATTTCAGACCAGTTTTATTACTTCTGCGCTCCAATAGGATTGTGTCACGCCAAATTCCGTTCATTTTTCCGATTTTTTCACGATAACCAACTTCTCTAAACCCAAGTTTTTTATGAATTATGACACTTCCTTTATTTTCTGGAAAAATTCCAGATTGTAAAGTCCATATTCCATTATTTTCACTTTCGTCTATCAATTTTTCTAATAATTTAGTTCCTATTTTTTGACCTGAAAAAATCGAAGAAACATATACGCTCACTTCTGCAACTCCACCATACACGCATCGAGAAGAAACTGGAGATAATGCACTCCAGCCAACAATTTTATTGTCTATTTCTGCGACAATTCGACAATCTTTTAAATGCCCGTTGTCCCAATCGTTCCAATTTGGTGCGCTCATTTCGAAAGAAGCATTTCCAGTATTAAGACCTTCTTGGTAAATTTCAGATACTTGCGTCCAATCAGCTTCTTTTAAGTTTCGAAATATTAATTCCCCATTCATTTTTCTTATGGTTTATCTGTTTTCTCAATGCTCCACAACGTCCAGCTATCATCCGTAAGCTGGACTTTTCAAATTTCTATAAAAGTATCTCATCGCACCAGCCTTTGCAAATAGCTCTGTAAGCTTATGGGTGATAGGTTTGTTAGCGGTTCGTACTTTTAGTCAGTATTTGATTGTTGATAAATACGTCCAGACAATGAAAAGAGCTTGTAAGGGTACCCTGAACCACAAATAGGGCAGACCATTTCCATCAAAGGTACCTTGCTGATAGTTTACCTGTTTTACAGCAGCGTAAATGTTTGCTGGGAGCATACATATGAAGAAGGCGATAAGCAACCACGCAGTGACGATTCTGAAATTTGACATCAACAGTCCAATAGCTGCTGCTATTTCAATAATCCCTGTCAAATAAATGATCTCCTTTTTGTAGAGGACAAAGTCTGGCAACATCATGGTCATGCCTTTGGTAAAGACAAAATGTCCAATAGCTGTAAACAATAGCATCACCGACATGGCAACTCTAGCAGACAAAGCAAATTCATAATTGCCGCTAAAAACCTTGTTTGCCATCAATGCAATGGCAAATACGCTTACTAGTATGATTAAAGGTTTCATCTCTTTTTTATGACAAAGATCAATGTGGCCAGAACAAGAAACAATGAACTTGGGTTAAGTAATGCGTCTTCGGATTCGACTCAATGCCTGAGGTGTTACCCCGATGTAGGAGGCAATATATTTTAGCGGTATATATTGAATGAGATGTGGTTGTTCCAAAAACAAGTTTTGATAACGTTGCTCGGCAGTCTCGTTTAGTAGTGAAAGCTCTCTTTTCGATTTCTTTAGATACAAATCCTCACTTGCTTTTCGTCCAATTAAGTTCCCCACTTCTGTCTCTTCATAGATGGTTTGTAGATCATCAAAAGTTATGCGCCAAAGTGTGGCTTTAGTTAAGGTCTCTATCTGATAGGGTGATGGGGTTCGTGTGATGAAAGAGTCGTAAGCACTCATAAAATTGTTGTCAAAGACAAAAGTAAAGGTTAGGTTATTTTCCAATTTCGGTATGAAATAGCGAACTATGCCTGTTTCTACAAATGAGAGGTGATTTTCTGTTTGACCCGCTCTCAAAATAATATGCCTCTTCGGAAATTCTTCAAACGAAAGTTTTGAACTGAAAAGCATCCATTCCTTCTCGCTAATTTTTTGCTGAATCGTACGTTCAAAGTATTGCCTGATTTGTTCCATCTTGGATTAGTAGTTCAGTTTTCATCTGCACCCCCATGAATGATAGGTCATGTTAGCATTCTTTAAAAGCACTCATAGTTTCGTTCTATTCCGAAGCAGGCTTTACAAGAACCACTAATTAATGAGTCTTTAGCAGGAAATTCAAGATCACAAACAGATCCACCTTTAAGGTTATATAATTCAGTTTGGGAATTGCTGAGTTCGCCAAATAGGTTTTCTAGTTCTAGGGTGTCAATGCCCATAACTCCGTAAACATAAATTGGACCACATCCATTTCCTCCTGGAATATATGTCGTTCTACAATCTTCCGAGGTTTCGCCAGTTGATGCATCAATTATTCCATTGATTTTAGTTGTTAGTCGTTCAATTTTAGCTTCAAGTTCTGAAGCTGTTAAGTTGTCATCCTCATTGCAACTAAATGTTAAACATATGAACGTTAGTAGAATATAAAATGTAGTTCTCATATTCAAAAGACACATTATTTACTTCGTTGGTTGTAATCTATGAATGCTCCACAACATCCAGATATGACACGTGCCTCTGAACTTTCAAAGTTCTACTAAAGTATCGGTTTTTCACTTCAGTTTCAAATAACTATGTAGAGGCATGTGCTATATCGTTTGTTAGAGACTTTTACTTTTTCTCTCTTTGATAGTAGGTGATTATACTTGCTTTCGCTATGGTATTGTTCCATAGATAGTATCCTACTATTGCTGGATTTGTGTTTTCATCTAACCCTAGCTTTTCTGTTTTTAAGGCATATACGGTAATTACATATTTATGTAGTCCATGACCTTCGGGTGGGCAAGGACCGCCATATCCTTTAGCTCCATAATTGGTGATACTTTGAATAGCATTTTTTGGCGCAAGGTCGGCCGAGACATTTCCAGCATTACTAACTAATTCGTTTATATCAGACGGGATATCAAACATTACCCAATGCCACCACCCACTTCCTGTAGGAGCATCTGGATCATACATCGTCACGGCAAAGCTTTGAGTTCCTGCAGGAGCATTCTTCCATGTCAATTGGGGCGACTCGTTCTTGCCTACACAGCCAAAACCATTAAACTCTTCTGTTAAGGTTGCTTGTCCTCCAAGATTCTGACTTGACAAAGTAAATGTTGATTGGCTAAATGACACTTGAGTGATGATGCCAAAGGCAACTGATAAGATTATCTTTTTCATAATTGTATATTTTAAATTAATAGACAAATATTATTTCTAATTCAACAGTGCCGTTAGTTGAGCTGGCTCAAAAAGTATTGCTAAAAGCTCAATCCAATTGATATTGCTTTGGAGTCATTCCATACTTGGATTTGAAGGCTTGAATAAAGTTGGTCAGTGAATCATAGCCAACTTGTAAATAGATATCGGTGGGTCTTTTCCCCTCGCTTTTAAGTAACAAGGCGGCATATTCTAACCTTCTTTCCTGAAACCATTTACTTGGAGAAGCATGAAATTGTCTCTCAAATGTTCGCTTAAAAGTAGATATACTCATGTTGCACAAGAAGGCGAGTTCATTGATTGTTAGTCGGTTGAGCTTGTTGTTTTCTATTATTTCCTGAAAGTGGTGTTCATGTTCGTTTGTACTAATTACGAATGAAGAGAGTAATTCCACCCCCTCCTTATCAATCAGATACAGCATGAGCTCCTCAAATTTTACTTGTAGAACTTTATCCCTGTGAACAGAAGATAGGTTGACTAGGTGAGCAAGACTTTTAGCAAAAGATCGTAGGTAATCATCATATTTAATGGATTGAACTGATTTCCTTTCTGTCATCTTGGATAGCACAATTGAGTATTTCCTTATAAAGCGTAGCAGAGCTTCATCCGTGAAAAAGAAAAGAATGCTTCTATACCTTTTCAGCGTATCGGTAAATTTCTCAGTCATAAGGCACTTACCTGACTTCATTAAAAGGAACTCGCTATTCGAAATGGCACTAAATTTCGTATCTGAGTAAACCTCTTTATTCCCTTCGGTCAGGAAACTGAAGGTATTCATAGATAGGTTTACTTGCTGTTTGGTCGATTCTTGCTCTACTTGGTAATCGAAGGCCAGAACGCTTGAGCCTTTATTGATAATTAATTGTTCTGGGAGGGAGATTGTTTTCAAGGTGCAATACTGACTAACGCACGGAAAAGTGCAATTTATTTAATTGATAATTGTAATATTTCAAGCGTAATTTCATATGTTCTCTGTCCGTGCGTTTGCTTCTGAAATCAATTTGGAAAGGTTGAAATTGCCATCTTTCTGCTTGAGCGCATCTGTGATGCGTTCTTAATCTTATTTGGCATCTGAGATGCGGTACAGCCAATTATCCGCATTACAAATGCTCAATCTATATTCATCTTCTAGAATATCTCAGTCGCAATGCAATTGCGACTGAGCGGGATAGTATTGCAATTAAGCTAAGTCCAATTAATATTAATATTGAGGTTCTATTTCTCATGCAGGAATGGAGTACAACGATCAACTAAAATGAGTATGCGACCCAACTGCTAGAAGCACTGAAGTTGCTTTTCTGTAATGCCTTATCAAAGATCTCAGTTCGAATATTCATTTTAGTGTTTGTTGTGGAGAGTTTACTTTTTGAATTCTTGAACGAACAGTTTTCTTCCTTTCACAATTATATTATGGGTATGTTTCAGGGCTTTTAATGCACTTCCCTTCTTAGTAAATTCTAGAAACCCGAACCCTCTTCCTCGACCGTTAAAAGGATTCTTCGGTAGACTAATATCTTCTATTTCCCCAAAGCTTTGAAAAGCTTTCTCCATATCATCTTCAGTGGTATCGTAATGAATGTTGGTTATATAAATTTTCGCATAGTCAGAAGAGTCTACTTCAAATTTTTCCGTTTCACTACCTTCTTCAGGCATAGTAATCTCATATCTCGGAACAGCCTTCCTTGAATTTCCATACTTGCGTTTAAGATTGGTAACCCTCGAAGAGGTCAACTTATTCTTCAGTATTCTCTTTCCTCTAAGTGATTCAATTAACTGTCTAAAAGCATCTTCACTCACTATTCCTACTTGGTCAAAGATTTCCCTAGTACTCACTAGCCTTGAGTTAAGCCCTAACCTTACGACTGTTTTTTCCTCTCTACTAAGATTTAAAGGTTCAAATTGTTCTAACCAAAGTTTCTCTTCTTTGGTATACACGTGCTTGTAAAATAGTGTTATTGCAAATGTCTTATTTGCCGATTCAAGTGAAGGCTTTACTAAATCATTTTGAGACATAAGTTCAAAAATCCTTCTAATTCCTTCCCCAAGTTCTCTGATATACCCAAATTCTCTTAGTACACGGGCGATGTATGTATTTCTTGATTGATGAGAGCCTTTTAATTCTTCTAGATCTTTAATTGTAATTGAGGAAAGGAGTTCACCTGGATTGCTTATAGTAAGTCGGTCATCATAAATTTTCACTTCAATTCCTCTTCCTTCAGCACTATAATCTCTATGGGTAATTGCATTTATAAGTGCCTCTCTACAGGCAGTTTCAGGGTATAGAATCTGCGTTCTAAATAGTGCGTCTTTCGAAAATCTCGTTTCTGTTAAATGTGGTCTAAGTAATTCCCAACTACGATCAACCAACTGGAAAACATTTCCGCTCGCTTCGCCTACTTCTTGAACATTAAATTCTGAACCGACCTTCTCTTCAGTTCCTTTTATCTTTAAAATTCTTACTTGAATACGTGGATGCCATTTTTGGGCATCTTTAGCAAACAGTAATGTTGCAGCTTTCCTTAGCTTCAATCTGTCGCCATCAAACTCTGCTAGCTCTAGATATTGAAGGAATTTCTCTGGTGATATTGTTTTGAATATATTCTGAGAAACTTCATTGATTAAAGAAATATCCAAGTCACTTACTTTAGCTGCATCAATAAAGTGACGATCGTACTCTCTAGAAATTTCTTCATCTCTTTCTAGTCGAATTAAGTCAGCTGAAGTTGGTTCTGAT is part of the Reichenbachiella agarivorans genome and harbors:
- a CDS encoding aldo/keto reductase, which produces MMEYRNLGKSGLKVPVLSYGTGTFAGTNEFFGRWGKTDVKEATRLIDICLERGVNFFDTANVYSQGDSESILGAALSGKRQNSIVSTKATFQMGAGPNDKGASRFHLMNALDDSLRRLQTDYIDLYIMHGFDAHTPMEETLRTLDGMVGSGKVRYIGCSNFAAWQLMKSLSVSEKLNLEKYIVYQGYYSVIGRDYEQELMPLIKDQELGLMVWSPLGWGRLTGKIKRNQPMGEGRIKSGGAIGSPPVNDELVYDVVDLLERIATEMDKSIPQVAINWLLQNETVSSVVIGARNERQLIDNLDSAGWSLSPQHIEELNTLTRPHKIYPHWVGER
- a CDS encoding Crp/Fnr family transcriptional regulator, producing MKIKLRQQIEEIVSLTDEEFEWVLSHFEQKAFKKHHLIIQQGDYVQYDYFVAKGLMKAARISPEGKEHIIHFAMENWWITDPEAFHYGTKASLSVDCLEDAIVFSLTLENKEKMCRDLQKMEYFFRKKTTAGYIALQKRIMCFISSNASDRYHHLLEQYPALIQRIPKTMIASYLGVSRETLSRLIPA
- a CDS encoding GNAT family N-acetyltransferase — its product is MNGELIFRNLKEADWTQVSEIYQEGLNTGNASFEMSAPNWNDWDNGHLKDCRIVAEIDNKIVGWSALSPVSSRCVYGGVAEVSVYVSSIFSGQKIGTKLLEKLIDESENNGIWTLQSGIFPENKGSVIIHKKLGFREVGYREKIGKMNGIWRDTILLERRSNKTGLK
- a CDS encoding DoxX family protein — its product is MKPLIILVSVFAIALMANKVFSGNYEFALSARVAMSVMLLFTAIGHFVFTKGMTMMLPDFVLYKKEIIYLTGIIEIAAAIGLLMSNFRIVTAWLLIAFFICMLPANIYAAVKQVNYQQGTFDGNGLPYLWFRVPLQALFIVWTYLSTIKY
- a CDS encoding Crp/Fnr family transcriptional regulator, whose protein sequence is MEQIRQYFERTIQQKISEKEWMLFSSKLSFEEFPKRHIILRAGQTENHLSFVETGIVRYFIPKLENNLTFTFVFDNNFMSAYDSFITRTPSPYQIETLTKATLWRITFDDLQTIYEETEVGNLIGRKASEDLYLKKSKRELSLLNETAEQRYQNLFLEQPHLIQYIPLKYIASYIGVTPQALSRIRRRIT
- a CDS encoding YbhB/YbcL family Raf kinase inhibitor-like protein, whose protein sequence is MKKIILSVAFGIITQVSFSQSTFTLSSQNLGGQATLTEEFNGFGCVGKNESPQLTWKNAPAGTQSFAVTMYDPDAPTGSGWWHWVMFDIPSDINELVSNAGNVSADLAPKNAIQSITNYGAKGYGGPCPPEGHGLHKYVITVYALKTEKLGLDENTNPAIVGYYLWNNTIAKASIITYYQREKK
- a CDS encoding helix-turn-helix transcriptional regulator gives rise to the protein MKTISLPEQLIINKGSSVLAFDYQVEQESTKQQVNLSMNTFSFLTEGNKEVYSDTKFSAISNSEFLLMKSGKCLMTEKFTDTLKRYRSILFFFTDEALLRFIRKYSIVLSKMTERKSVQSIKYDDYLRSFAKSLAHLVNLSSVHRDKVLQVKFEELMLYLIDKEGVELLSSFVISTNEHEHHFQEIIENNKLNRLTINELAFLCNMSISTFKRTFERQFHASPSKWFQERRLEYAALLLKSEGKRPTDIYLQVGYDSLTNFIQAFKSKYGMTPKQYQLD
- a CDS encoding ATP-binding protein, which gives rise to MDTEEILKLKERIELATEIGESYYREFKSALEGPPDNKTPRDVKEICYDVAKTLVAFANADGGELFVGIEDDNQILGIPHNQNAVQLILDSAKNNILKETPVPVKRATIVEINSKKVAYFSVDKGTKYIHQTSKGECFQRKDRESEPTSADLIRLERDEEISREYDRHFIDAAKVSDLDISLINEVSQNIFKTISPEKFLQYLELAEFDGDRLKLRKAATLLFAKDAQKWHPRIQVRILKIKGTEEKVGSEFNVQEVGEASGNVFQLVDRSWELLRPHLTETRFSKDALFRTQILYPETACREALINAITHRDYSAEGRGIEVKIYDDRLTISNPGELLSSITIKDLEELKGSHQSRNTYIARVLREFGYIRELGEGIRRIFELMSQNDLVKPSLESANKTFAITLFYKHVYTKEEKLWLEQFEPLNLSREEKTVVRLGLNSRLVSTREIFDQVGIVSEDAFRQLIESLRGKRILKNKLTSSRVTNLKRKYGNSRKAVPRYEITMPEEGSETEKFEVDSSDYAKIYITNIHYDTTEDDMEKAFQSFGEIEDISLPKNPFNGRGRGFGFLEFTKKGSALKALKHTHNIIVKGRKLFVQEFKK